In one window of Helianthus annuus cultivar XRQ/B chromosome 17, HanXRQr2.0-SUNRISE, whole genome shotgun sequence DNA:
- the LOC110924041 gene encoding uncharacterized protein LOC110924041 yields MAELHHSQLNRPYENIDRSRNRMNQVNVVSHMIQNEDFNTISQIAVVNNVDVDETETDVDDLLEEDEIEDETLDDNIQVPSTYTNLEEINVSADDNWTVTGSGNKTDLTRELGKDSFSDKEELIRAIKLYCIKAHKHFMVVESRPGTWCIRCTLHSQSGCKWKLHASKQSNRTFEIVKYTGPHTCLHYKITQDHPNLDASLIAQEIQRLIKEQPSISITALRAEIIDKLGYTPSYKKVWVGKQKAIEEVFGNWEESYNLLPKFLYALQRFNPATMVEWCISRQTDVNQVEFRRVFWDFAPSIQGFKHCRPVISIDGTHLYGKPKGKMMIAMGVDGNNQILPLAFAIVETESYASWNWFLAHVKKHVVKDREGICVISDRHAGILKAVNEQGSPCYCLRHFINNGNEKFRNSQLKTLAYRAGTGSQNQIRKFNSIMEEIGKINRQSRQWLESHALDIWTLAHDGGKRYGLLTTNLSEIFNSVLKGARFLPITACVQLTFYRLVNYFDVRRPMGSSAQANGDVYTPHVAAKQAALMSKASAHSLRSFNLQKGIFEVITQKGKNVQIVNLEQKTCTCGKWEIFKYPCSHVLSACANLSLNTWQYVHKCYSIVDYCATWSYEFSPLPHEAY; encoded by the exons ATGGCAGAACTCCATCACAGCCAACTAAATCGTCCTTACGAGAACATAGATCGATCACGAAACAG aatgAACCAAGTTAATGTTGTATCACATATGATTCAAAATGAGGATTTTAACACAATTTCTCAAATTGCGGTTGTGAATAATGTCGATGTGGATGAAACTGAAACCGATGTGGATGATTTGTTAGAAGAGGATGAGATTGAAGATGAAACATTAGATGATAACATTCAAGTCCCTTCAACTTACACCAATTTAGAAGAAATAAATGTGAGTGCGGATGACAATTGGACGGTAACAGGCTCTgggaataaaactgatttgactCGTGAGTTGGGAAAAGATTCTTTCAGCGACAAGGAAGAACTTATTAGAGCTATCAAACTCTATTGTATCAAGGCACATAAGCATTTTATGGTGGTGGAATCACGCCCAGGTACTTGGTGCATAAGATGTACGTTGCACTCACAATCTGGTTGTAAATGGAAACTTCATGCAAGTAAACAATCAAACAGAACTTTTGAAATTGTAAAGTATACCGGTCCGCATACTTGTTTACATTATAAGATTACCCAAGACCATCCAAATCTAGATGCAAGTTTGATTGCTCAAGAGATACAACGCCTAATAAAAGAGCAACCTTCTATTAGTATTACTGCTTTGAGAGCCGAAATAATTGATAAATTAGGCTATACTCCTTCATACAAGAAGGTTTGGGTAGGAAAACAGAAGGCAATCGAAGAAGTATTTGGGAATTGGGAGGAATCTTATAATCTTTTACCTAAGTTTCTATATGCCTTACAAAGGTTTAATCCAGCGACTATGGTTGAATGGTGCATTTCAAGACAAACTGATGTAAATCAAGTGGAATTTAGACGTGTTTTCTGGGATTTTGCTCCTTCTATCCAGGGATTTAAGCATTGCCGACCTGTTATTAGCATTGATGGCACACATTTGTATGGTAAGCCTAAAGGCAAGATGATGATTGCAATGGGAGTTGATGGTAATAATCAGATATTGCCGCTAGCATTTGCTATTGTTGAAACTGAATCTTATGCTAGCTGGAATTGGTTTCTTGCTCATGTCAAGAAACATGTGGTGAAAGATCGTGAAGGGATATGTGTAATATCCGACCGTCATGCGGGAATCTTAAAGGCAGTTAATGAGCAAGGATCACCTTG TTATTGCTTAAGGCATTTTATCAACAACGGTAATGAAAAGTTTCGCAACTCACAACTGAAAACTTTAGCTTACCGTGCTGGGACTGGGAGTCAAAATCAAATTCGAAAGTTCAACTCCATTATGGAAGAAATTGGGAAAATAAATCGACAATCTCGTCAATGGCTTGAGAGTCATGCACTTGATATATGGACACTTGCACATGATGGTGGTAAGCGATATGGGCTGCTTACTACAAACTTGTCAGAGATATTCAACAGTGTACTTAAAGGTGCTCGTTTTTTACCAATCACAGCATGTGTTCAACTTACATTTTATAGATTGGTTAACTATTTTGATGTAAGGCGTCCTATGGGATCTAGTGCTCAAGCTAACGGAGATGTGTATACTCCTCATGTTGCTGCAAAACAGGCAGCTTTGATGTCAAAAGCTAGTGCACATTCTTTAAGATCATTTAACCTACAAAAAGGAATATTTGAGGTGATAACTCAAAAGGGAAAAAATGTTCAAATAGTTAATTTGGAACAAAAAACTTGCACATGTGGTAAGTGGGAGATATTCAAGTATCCATGTTCTCATGTTTTGAGTGCATGTGCCAATCTTTCTTTAAACACTTGGCAATATGTTCATAAATGCTACTCAATTGTTGATTATTGTGCTACTTGGTCGTATGAGTTTTCGCCACTCCCTCATGAAGCATATTAG